In a single window of the Raphanus sativus cultivar WK10039 chromosome 9, ASM80110v3, whole genome shotgun sequence genome:
- the LOC108823992 gene encoding UPF0540 protein At1g62060-like, protein MNVMKFVVLLIFVGVVCANVGARQLQEMFKETKLGISIPKTVTTNGIGAELGLVYVTTSATNSENSNAGAAAGAGGPSASGSGTVYKSTYGTVNAEGPNARANSYSYVSGSTGAGAAAGPNGAGSNGYAAGVAYSNADGSTSDP, encoded by the coding sequence ATGAATGTCATGAAGTTTGTTGTCCTTTTGATCTTTGTTGGAGTTGTGTGTGCCAATGTTGGCGCAAGGCAGCTCCAGGAAATGTTCAAAGAGACAAAGTTGGGCATCTCTATTCCCAAAACTGTCACTACCAACGGCATTGGAGCTGAGCTTGGCCTCGTTTATGTTACAACTAGTGCCACCAATTCAGAAAATTCAAATGCTGGTGCTGCTGCAGGTGCCGGTGGTCCCAGCGCAAGTGGATCTGGAACTGTCTATAAAAGTACTTATGGAACTGTCAATGCAGAAGGGCCCAACGCAAGAGCTAATTCTTACAGTTACGTTTCCGGTAGCACCGGCGCTGGTGCTGCAGCAGGTCCCAATGGTGCTGGGAGCAATGGATACGCTGCTGGAGTTGCATACAGCAATGCTGATGGCAGCACTAGCGACCCTTGA
- the LOC130500203 gene encoding uncharacterized protein LOC130500203, whose translation MEHIFSCRKALSEWRRQNNINSAKLVEELKEKVEGLYADDNATTEEIAAVLKELSDALKAEEMFWKQKSRVFWLREGDRNTEFFHALTKQRRARNKITQLLDENGNIVKDEEGLVAIATSYFRQIFESSNPQDIEEALSEVPTTITEPMNESLTAPVTEWEIKLALFAMHPEKAPGPDGMTALFYQKFWDIVKDDLTLMVNKFLTEGIMPDGLNETNICLIPKTTKPNVMAQFRPISLCNDQAKWAQQKMAIKTDMSTAYDRMELSFIEAVMRKMGFSETWITWIMRCITSVQYKVLMNGQPRGNIIPGRGLFQGDPLSPFIFILCTEALVSLLNHAENQGKITGMRVTRACPSRINATTRQEIKDVLGIQNDGGMGTYLGIPEDISGSKCKLFAFLKDKLMHRVTGWTGRWLSKGGKECYCSILVVLKSPKKRNTLVEMGESLPTERRRRDWISISAARELLLLGIRQKIHSGYEVKVWEDPWIPITPARPAKPIAPVMHPNMRVSDLINQELKEWDVDLLEQYVSPADIPLIRSLAISTTHRPDTFCWSFTRNGQYTVKSGYWVAQNLLKDADEKQVLEPSITKLQAFAWKIKAPKKICHLIWKLLTGQVAVTRNLVRRNMRCDNYCPRCGEPEESVTHAIFECPPALQVWLHSSTPTSPAVFPAPSIYTSMNYLFWEKNGILEPDQDRDPYPWLIWLNLLGVDGSGWTAGESRNSWDHRTSPEENQLCTQKWKHCDGRWRICFNIQLARTLEQTVKI comes from the exons ATGGAACATATTTTCAGTTGTAGGAAAGCATTGAGCGAGTGGAGgagacaaaataatataaactctGCAAAATTGGTGGAAGAGCTTAAAGAAAAAGTAGAGGGTCTATATGCAGATGATAATGCCACAACTGAGGAAATTGCAGCGGTTTTGAAAGAGCTTTCTGATGCTCTTAAGGCAGAAGAAATGTTCTGGAAACAAAAGAGTCGCGTATTTTGGCTAAGGGAAGGAGATCGCAATACGGAATTTTTCCATGCCTTAACGAAACAAAGGAGAGCAAGGAACAAGATCACTCAGCTACTGGATGAAAATGGAAATATTGTgaaagatgaagaaggattAGTAGCCATTGCTACTAGCTATTTTAGACAAATCTTTGAGTCTTCTAATCCACAGGATATTGaagaagctctatctgaagttCCTACGACAATAACGGAGCCAATGAACGAAAGTCTTACAGCACCGGTAACGGAGTGGGAGATTAAATTAGCACTCTTTGCTATGCATCCAGAAAAAGCTCCGGGACCAGATGGGATGACTGCGCTGTTTTACCAGAAGTTCTGGGATATAGTAAAGGATGATTTAACTCTTATGGTTAATAAATTCCTTACTGAAGGGATAATGCCAGATGGGCTGAATGAGACTAATATTTGTCTAATCCCAAAGACAACAAAACCTAATGTGATGGCTCAGTTTCGGCCTATTAGTTTGTGTAAT GACCAAGCCAAGTGGGCGCAACAAAAAATGGCTATTAAAACAGATATGAGCACAGCCTATGATAGGATGGAATTGTCATTTATTGAAGCTGTGATGAGAAAGATGGGTTTCTCAGAAACATGGATCACATGGATAATGAGATGTATTACGTCGGTACAATACAAAGTCCTCATGAATGGACAACCAAGAGGAAATATTATCCCAGGAAGGGGCCTGTTCCAAGGGGATCCTTTAtctcctttcatttttattctatgcacggaagcgctcgttagccttcttaaTCATGCAGAGAACCAGGGAAAGATAACGGGGATGCGCGTTACCCGCGCgtgtccatcg aggattaACGCAACCACAAGGCAAGAGATCAAAGATGTACTTGGAATACAAAATGATGGAGGGATGGGGACTTACTTGGGTATCCCAGAAGatattagtggttcaaaatgCAAGCTCTTTGCTTTCCTAAAAGACAAATTAATGCATAGAGTGACTGGCTGGACAGGTCGTTGGCTCTCGAAAGGTGGGAAGGAG TGCTATTGCTCAATTCTGGTGGTGCTCAAATCCCCCAAAAAGAGGAATACACTGGTCGAAATGGGAGAAAGTTTGCCTACCGAGAGAAGAAGGAGGGATTGGATTTC TATTTCCGCTGCGAGGGAGCTTTTGTTGTTGGGAATAAGGCAGAAAATACATTCTGGTTATGAGGTGAAGGTGTGGGAGGATCCCTGGATTCCAATAACTCCTGCTAGGCCGGCTAAACCTATAGCGCCAGTTATGCATCCAAATATGAGGGTGAGTGATCTTATTAATCAGGAGTTGAAGGAATGGGATGTTGATCTACTGGAACAATATGTCAGCCCTGCTGACATACCCCTTATAAGGAGTTTGGCCATAAGCACAACTCATAGGCCTGACACGTTTTGCTGGAGTTTCACAAGAAATGGACAATATACAGTCAAGTCGGGATATTGGGTTGCTCAAAATCTTCTAAAGGATGCAGACGAAAAACAAGTGTTAGAGCCAAGTATTACAAAGcttcaagcctttgcttggaagataaaggCGCCGAAGAAAATTTGTCATCTTATATGGAAATTGTTAACTGGTCAAGTGGCAGTAACGAGAAATCTAGTAAGACGAAATATGAGATGTGATAATTACTGTCCAAGATGTGGTGAGCCAGAGGAATCAGTAACACATGCTATTTTCGAATGCCCACCTGCTCTACAAGTTTGGCTACACTCATCAACTCCAACGAGTCCTGCTGTTTTTCCAGCACCAAGTATATACACGAGTATGAACTACCTCTTCTGGGAAAAGAACGGTATACTTGAACCAGATCAAGACAGGGATCCTTATCCCTGGCTGATTTG GCTCAATTTATTGGGTGTGGATGGGTCTGGTTGGACAGCGGGGGAGTCACGCAACTCATGGGATCACAGAACTTCCCCAGAAGAGAATCAGCTCTGCACTCAGAAGTGGAAGCATTGCGAtgggcgatggagaatatgcttcaaCATTCAACTTGCCAGAACTTTGGAACAGACTGTAAAGATTTGA
- the LOC130499441 gene encoding putative F-box protein At3g19560 → MISDLPHDLEEEILSRVPITSLRAVRSTCKQWNRLFKDGSLLKNHRGKEFLAIKRNGSKVCLMSINLQGNQPIKRIGKTKLEYTSSRFIHCNGLLLFTDFTRLVVWNPYLGQTRRVEPRRVYCKKDAYGFGYDKNNNHKILRLVYGLNYNFATQEIYNLNSNSWKVHPSPSAIVYQWCTGVSVKGSSYFLAKEKGKEEVVGNAFFLLGFDFTREAFGPRLELPYLPDGREEYLKVLSSLREEKLVVLLRRRSYTLEMEIWITDKVEPNAVSWNKFLAVNFATVTGFEYVVYPWRGFFVDEEKKVVVFSEMTAYGPQNETWGCIIWEDGYLKNVDRGDDGPFVCSYYAPSLVQI, encoded by the coding sequence ATGATATCCGATCTTCCCCATGATTTGGAAGAGGAGATACTCTCCAGGGTTCCAATAACATCTCTAAGAGCAGTGAGATCCACTTGCAAACAATGGAACCGTTTATTCAAAGATGGATCACTTCTAAAGAATCATCGTGGCAAGGAGTTCCTAGCTATCAAGAGGAACGGTTCTAAGGTTTGTTTAATGAGTATCAATCTCCAAGGAAACCAACCTATAAAGCGAATAGGTAAAACTAAACTAGAGTATACGTCGTCTAGATTCATTCACTGCAACGGCTTATTGTTATTCACCGACTTTACTAGGTTGGTGGTTTGGAACCCATATTTGGGTCAAACCAGGCGGGTGGAACCAAGAAGGGTTTACTGCAAAAAAGATGCGTATGGTTTCGGATACGACAAGAACAACAACCACAAAATCTTGAGGCTTGTCTATGGTTTGAATTACAATTTTGCAACGCAAGAAATCTATAATTTAAATTCTAACTCGTGGAAAGTTCACCCATCCCCTTCAGCTATAGTGTATCAGTGGTGTACTGGCGTTTCAGTGAAAGGAAGTTCTTACTTTTTGGCCaaggaaaaaggaaaagaggAAGTAGTAGGTAACGCATTTTTCTTACTCGGTTTCGATTTTACTAGAGAGGCATTTGGACCGCGCCTGGAACTGCCGTATCTACCAGATGGCCGTGAAGAATATCTTAAAGTTCTATCTTCTCTTAGAGAAGAGAAGCTTGTGGTATTGCTGCGGCGGCGCTCCTATACACTTGAGATGGAGATATGGATTACAGATAAGGTTGAGCCCAATGCGGTGTCGTGGAACAAGTTTTTAGCCGTTAATTTTGCAACAGTCACTGGTTTTGAGTATGTGGTTTATCCTTGGAGAGGTTTTTTCGTGGACGAGGAGAAGAAAGTGGTAGTGTTTTCTGAAATGACCGCATATGGACCGCAGAACGAGACCTGGGGCTGCATCATTTGGGAGGATGGATACTTGAAAAATGTGGATCGTGGAGATGATGGCCCATTTGTCTGCTCTTATTATGCTCCAAGCTTGGTGCAAATTTAA
- the LOC108823511 gene encoding transcription termination factor MTERF2, chloroplastic-like, whose protein sequence is MYSLIQKLVSFSSYSKPFSSATTLTHKVSNFTVSYLIESLGFTTKLAESISKKVSFEEKVNPDSVLTLLRSYGFTESQISNIITDYPKLLTLDAETSLAPKLKFLHSMKGASTSEFTEIVSTVPKLLGKRGDKTLSVYYDFVRDVVQAPENCRVLLLSRSSFPQGNLENKIRNVTALRELGVPQRLLFRLLVSSYQPVCGKERFRESLEKVVEKGFDPTSSKFVQALHVVYQLSERTVEEKVDVYRRLGFSVEDVWDMFKKWPNALKFSGKKVTQTFETLKKCGLIEEEAVALLKKNPQFLRVSEENIANSIETFLGLGFSRGEFAMMIKRYPVCIGFSGETVRKKTEFLVEEMDWSLDDVVSHPQVFSYSMEKRMVPRCGVIKALISKGLLGSELPSVCSVLACTDKMFLRRYVRKHDDDKELVAELMAYLHQRA, encoded by the coding sequence ATGTATTCTCTGATACAGAAGCTCGTATCATTCTCTTCTTACTCCAAACCCTTCTCCTCTGCTACAACTCTAACTcataaagtttcaaactttacaGTCTCTTACCTCATTGAATCACTGGGTTTCACCACAAAACTCGCGGAATCAATCTCCAAGAAAGTCAGCTTCGAGGAGAAAGTCAACCCAGATTCAGTTCTGACTCTTCTCAGAAGCTACGGATTCACAGAGTCTCAGATCTCAAACATCATCACAGACTACCCAAAACTGCTTACACTAGACGCCGAGACATCTCTCGCTCCCAAGCTCAAGTTCTTGCATTcgatgaaaggagcttccaccTCCGAGTTCACAGAGATCGTCTCCACGGttcctaaactcttgggtaaaagAGGGGACAAGACTCTCAGTGTGTACTATGACTTCGTCAGAGATGTTGTACAAGCTCCTGAAAACTGTCgagtgttgttgttgtctcGTTCTTCTTTCCCGCAGGGGAATCTCGAGAACAAGATCAGAAACGTAACGGCTTTGAGAGAGCTGGGTGTGCCTCAGAGGTTGTTGTTTCGTTTGCTCGTCTCCAGTTACCAGCCTGTGTGTGGGAAAGAGAGGTTTCGAGAATCACTCGAGAAGGTTGTTGAGAAAGGGTTTGATCCCACGAGTTCAAAGTTCGTCCAAGCTCTGCACGTTGTTTACCAGCTTAGCGAGAGAACGGTGGAAGAGAAAGTAGATGTGTATAGAAGGCTAGGTTTCTCTGTGGAGGATGTGTGGGATATGTTCAAGAAATGGCCTAACGCTCTCAAGTTCTCGGGGAAGAAGGTGACTCAGACGTTTGAGACGCTGAAGAAATGTGGTCTGATTGAGGAAGAGGCTGTGGCGTTGTTGAAGAAGAATCCGCAGTTCTTACGCGTTTCGGAGGAGAACATTGCCAACTCCATCGAGACGTTTCTAGGACTAGGATTCAGCAGGGGTGAGTTTGCTATGATGATCAAGAGGTATCCTGTGTGCATTGGGTTTTCTGGAGAGACTGTTAGGAAGAAGACTGAGTTTTTAGTTGAGGAGATGGATTGGTCATTAGATGATGTGGTTTCTCACCCTCAGGTGTTTTCGTATAGCATGGAGAAGAGGATGGTACCGAGGTGTGGCGTTATCAAAGCTCTTATCTCCAAAGGATTGCTTGGGAGTGAACTTCCTTCAGTGTGTTCTGTCTTGGCATGTACTGATAAGATGTTTTTGAGAAGGTATGTGAGGAAGCATGATGATGACAAGGAGCTTGTGGCTGAGTTGATGGCTTATCTTCATCAGAGGGCATAA
- the LOC108823513 gene encoding uncharacterized protein LOC108823513 codes for MSSSLILRGRRRFFELQRWRHLRFAVQNASPFSSATASGASASRKGPNFTGSTYLVESLGFTTKLAESISRKVNFKDNKVNPDSVLDLFRTHGFTDSQISSIITGYPQVLIADAERSLAPKLTFLKSRGASTSELTEVLIKVPKILVSKKDKALSVYYDFVKDIIEADKSSKLSPSSLPRGIPQENKMRNISVLRELGVPQKLFLTLLKSDVQLVCGKERFEESLKKVLEMGFDPTTPRFVEALRMIYALSDKTIKGRVEIYRGLGLAVEEVWTIFKKWPIFLGYSEKNIADSVETFIALGFSRDESVLIVKRFPQCLGLSAELVKKKTEFLVEEMDWPLKALVSNPQVLGLSMEKRIVPRCNVIKALMTKGLLGSKLPSVPSVLYCTNDTFLERYVMKHDDEQLVAELMGIFTRGRVST; via the coding sequence ATGTCTTCTTCTCTGATACTCCGTGGAAGAAGAAGGTTCTTTGAGTTGCAGAGATGGCGTCATTTGAGATTCGCAGTGCAAAATGCATCTCCTTTCTCCTCTGCTACTGCTTCTGGTGCTTCTGCGAGTCGAAAAGGTCCCAACTTTACAGGCTCTACTTACCTCGTTGAGTCTCTGGGTTTCACCACAAAACTCGCAGAATCCATCTCCAGGAAGGTGAATTTTAAGGACAACAAGGTTAACCCAGATTCTGTTCTGGATCTCTTCAGAACTCACGGGTTCACAGATTCTCAGATCTCCAGTATCATTACGGGTTACCCTCAAGTGCTTATAGCAGATGCTGAGAGATCCCTTGCTCCCAAGCTTACGTTTTTAAAGTCAAGAGGAGCTTCAACCTCTGAGCTCACCGAGGTTCTCATAAAGGTTCCTAAAATCCTGGTTTCCAAAAAGGACAAAGCTTTAAGCGTATACTATGACTTCGTCAAAGATATTATAGAAGCTGACAAGAGTTCCAAGttgtctccttcttctttgccACGGGGTATTCCACAAGAGAACAAGATGAGGAACATATCAGTCTTGAGAGAATTGGGCGTGCCTCAGAAGTTGTTTCTCACATTGCTAAAATCTGATGTCCAGCTTGTGTGTGGGAAAGAGAGGTTCGAAGAGTCACTCAAGAAGGTCCTTGAGATGGGCTTTGATCCTACAACCCCTAGGTTCGTGGAAGCTCTGCGCATGATTTACGCTTTGAGCGACAAAACAATCAAAGGAAGAGTTGAAATCTATAGAGGGCTAGGCTTGGCTGTGGAGGAGGTGTGGACAATCTTCAAGAAGTGGCCAATCTTCCTGGGATACTCGGAGAAGAATATAGCTGACTCTGTTGAGACATTCATAGCCCTGGGCTTCAGCAGAGATGAGTCTGTTTTGATTGTCAAGCGGTTTCCTCAGTGCCTTGGATTATCTGCTGagttggtgaagaagaagactgaGTTTTTGGTGGAGGAGATGGATTGGCCGCTTAAGGCTTTGGTTTCAAACCCTCAGGTACTTGGACTGAGCATGGAGAAGAGGATTGTCCCGAGGTGTAATGTAATCAAAGCTCTCATGACTAAAGGATTGCTTGGAAGTAAACTCCCTTCAGTACCTTCTGTCTTGTATTGTACCAATGATACCTTTTTAGAAAGGTATGTGATGAAGCATGATGATGAGCAGCTTGTGGCTGAGTTGATGGGTATTTTCACCAGAGGTCGTGTTTCAACTTAA